The segment TACCAGCGGTATGCAGTTCCGGGGTAGAGTTACCCTCACCCTGCCTGCTGACAAAAGTGATATCCAGGTGCAGTTGAGCGCAGATAATGAAAAGCTTATAAAACTACCTAAAACTGTAACCATTCCAAAAGGTAAAGAGGCTGCGGAATTTGATATCCTAGCCCTTGAAGTGGATGAAATTACCGGCGTCACGGTAAACGCTGAGTTGAACAAAAATTCCGTTCAGGATACCATTGTGGTACTTCCTCAATATGAATATGTGCTAACAGATATTGGTATTGTGGAAGACCCTCAAGCCAAGGGCCCGGCAACTGCTTTTACATTTGATGCCAATGGTAAAGTTACCGGAGCGTTATGGGCAGAAGATTCCTTCAGTGGTTCATTGTATCTACCCCCGGGCGGAACCTCCGGCAGGCTAAACTTGCCTCCGGAAGCAGAAGTCTTTGCTGTCGGTACCTCTGGTAGCGCTGTGGGCCAGGTGCGGACAACTGAGCGAAATTTATCCAATGAACTTGTGAATGTCATTCGTGCTTTTAGATACAGGCCATCCTATGGTCTTCAGGTGTTGGGCACGTTGGGTGGTTTGAACAGCGCTGCCTATGATGTGAATAATGAAGGCTACATCGCAGGCTGGTCTGAAGTCCCAAATTCATCGGAACGTCATGCCTTCCTGGCCGACCCCGGTACAGGGGTGACCAATTTCGCAGCCAGGCAATGGGTGGAAATAAATCAGCCAAAGATGACGGATCTGGGGACTTTGGGCGGCTCAAACAGCGCCGCTTACGGCATTAATGACGCTGGTTACAGTGTGGGAAAATCAGACATCAAAGAGGAAGGTCTTGAACATGCCTTTATTTTTAAGCCTGAAAAGGGGATGGTGGATCTTAACTATCTAATTGATCCTCAGCTGGGCTGGAAAATTACCGGGGCTAACGATATCAACAACCTGGGGCAAATCATTGCCGAGGGCTTCGTGGACGGAAAAAAACGTTTCTGCCTGCTGACACCCAGGAACCCTGCCGATATTTACCAGGCTCAGGTGCAGTTTCCTGATGTGATGCCAACTAATTGGTATTTTGGGGACATTATGTCCCTCTTCTCCAAGGGTGTGATATCGGGTTACCCCGATGGAACGTTTAAGCCGAGGAAGAGTGTACATGTCGACGAGTTTATCAGTATGGTGGTAACATCTTTGGGCCATAACGGTCTGGATGCGAGCCAAGGATACTGGGCCGGCCCACGCATTGAGCGGGCTAAGCAGTTAGGGTTGGTAGAGGAAAGTGAGTTTGCCACTTATAAAAGGCCCATTACCAGGGCGGAAATGGCTCGGATAATGGCCAGGGCTGCCGAAGGAACGGGTTCCAGTGCAGATAATGCTGGTAAAATTGCCGACATTGGCAACATTGCCCCGGACTTGCGGTCATATGTACTGACGGCTTATTCCAAGGGCCTGATAGCGGGTTTCCCGGACGGGGAATTCAAACCTAAGGGGGAAACTACTCGGGCCCAAGCAACGGTGGTGATTATGCGAATGATTTGAACCGGCTAAGTAACTAATTAAAAGATTAATGACATCGTACTTTGTTTTGGGACTAAATGAAGAGGGGGAAACAGTGTGAAAAAGGGCTTTATCGGTATATTACTTATCCTGCTTTTATTTGCTACCATGTTTTTCGGTACCGGTTTATCTTATGCTGAAACTACCTGGAACATGGAAATAGTGGACCAGTCTGATAATACCAACCGTGGCAGTACAATAGCTGTAGACGCTAATGGCAGACCCCATATAATATATAACAAATTGGAGTCTTACTCCTACAACAATTCTACCTATACGGTAAGATATGCTTACTTGTCGGGCAGCACGTGGGTTGTCGAGGATCTTTTAAGCGGCAACTTTACTACTTCTAATTTAATCTTAGACAGCAGCGGTAATCCCCATATTGTATTAGTCGATCGTTTTAACAAAAAATTCATATACGGTTTCCGAACGAATAACACTTGGACCTATGAAACAATTTATAATTACAATATGAATCCAATTACCATTGGTTTCGATTTTACTCTTGATAGTAACGATCAACCGCATATTATATTTGAACTTGAAAATTACAATGTTGATACTGCAAGTGAAGGTCATATTAAATACGCTACCAGAAATAGATACGCTACCAAAAGTGCAACTAACTGGTCTTTAGAGCCTTTAGAAGCAATATCCAAGCCACAAAATACTGCCGATGTGCTCGACGGAGTTTCAATTGTTATGGATAGTAATGATAATCCGCATGTAAGCTATTCCTATAACAATAGTATCAAGTATGCTTTTAAGCAGGGCAATACATGGGTAAAAGAAACAGCGACTAACGGCAGAAATCCCCAAATAGTTATGGACAGCAATAATGTTCCCCATATAGTTGTCGCGGGAGTAAGATATATCACGAAGACATCGACTGGTTGGGGCAGTTTTTATATCCCTTTCTCCGACGATAGCAACGATAGATTCCAGACTGAAATAAAATTATGGGCGATTGATTCAATGGGAAAACCCTATATTTACTTTTTTTCGGACTATGACAGCCAATATTTTCAGTATAAAAAAATTAATTATAGTTATATCTGTCAGTGATCCCGATGGTGACCAGGTAATTCTCGGCTTGTCCGGCGATGCCCCAGGATTTGCTTCCCTTGACGGCTCTCAGCTTGTCCTCGCACCCAAGGACGAGGATGCGGGCACCCATACATTCCTGCTGCTGGCTTCAGACGGGCGGGGCGGATTGGGAGTACAGAAGGTTAAAGTGGTTGTTCTTTCGGGGGCTAAATGAATGGCTTGAAATAAGTGACACCCTTTGGTGCCTGGCACCAAAGGGTGTCACTTACTTGGTTAGTATCTAATCCATTTCAACTACGGCCAATGTCACCGTGGCTTTTGCGACCAATTTTTCTATTCCTTCATTGACGCTGAATACTTCAGATTCAGACACATAAATCCTTCGCCCCGGTTTTAACACCTTGGCGCGGCATATAATTAACTCTCCTTTCGCCGGTCGCAGCAAATTGATTTTGAATTCGATGGTCAGCACTTCTTCTTTCTCTGCCATGAGTGAATATGAGGCAAAACCACTAGTGTGGTCAGCCATAGTTGCCAGGGCGCCGGCATGAACGTAATTATGTTGTTGTAGAATTTTCGGATGGGGCACCATTTTAGTATGGAACCAGCCGGGGCCAAAATCTACAATCTCAATACCCAGAGTATGTATTAGCCCTCGCTTATTAAACGATTGTAAAACTTTTTCCTTATAATTGGCAGCCTGGGATTCCAAGTATTTCACCTCCATCTAAGCAGTAATATTTGTAATGTTATGAATTTTAACACTATTATATTTAGGGATATAAGACTTAAAGCTTAATTTCTTAAATTATCTGCATCAATTCCATATTTTTTTAATTTATAATGCAGTCGTTGTCTGGTGATCTTGAGTATTTTTGCAGCATTTGTAATATTGCCTAAAGATGTTTCTAGGGCATCTATTATCACTTTTCTTTCCAAATTACTCATAATATTATCTAATGATTCCGGATTTCCTATCCGTATATTGGGTAATTTATGTTTAATTTTACTAGGACTTTCTTTGTTTATCACTTCATTAAAATAGATAGGTAAATCTTTAGTTTCAATAATTCCCCGGTCCACATAATTTATTGAGGATTCGATAACATGTTGAAGCTCCCTTACATTGCCGGGCCAATCATACTTTTCAAAGAGATTTTTAACTTCTGTAGATACACCTGTTAGATGCTTATTCATTTTTTTATTATATTTATCTATAAAATATTTGATGTACAGCGGGATATCATTTTTTCTTTTTTTCAAGGGGATTAGCTTAATGCTGACTACGTTTAGCCTATAAAATAAATCTTCTCTAAGTTGTCGTTTTGCCACAGCTGCTAAGGGGTCAATATTCATTGCTGCTATGATCCTTACATCTACTTTCCTATCTCTATGATCCCCTATCCTTAGAACCGTGCCTTCTTGTAAGACTCTTAATAGTTTTGCCTGTAAATTAATAGGCATCGAATTTATTTCATCTAAGAATAACGTACCTCCATTTGCTAATTCAAACAAGCCTGGTTTATCCTCAGCTCCAGTGAAACCCCCTTTTACAGAACCAAACAGAATAAATTCGAATAGGGCTTCGGGTAAAGCTGCACAATTTTGAGCAACAAAGGGCTGCTTACTCCTATTGCTATAATTATGAATGGATTGAGCGTACAATTCTTTTCCGGTACCTGTTTCCCCATATACTAAAACTGAAGAGGAATTATTAGCTATTTTTTTTACTCTTTCAATATTATCTAACATATCTTCATTACAGGTAATTATGTCATCAAGAGCAAATTTAGCGGTGAATCCACCACTTTTTTTGTTAGTTTTTTTAATATTATCTCTATTAGAAGTAAAATTCTCTTGGATCTTAGTAACATCTTTTGATATTTCCACAGCTCCCAACACTCTACCTTTTTTAATAATTGGAAGTACTAAATTATTACATACCATGTATTTGCCTTTCCAGTCTTTGAAGCTTTGTCTTTCCGTATAGATAGCTTTTCTTTCTTTTATGCAGTTAATTACGGTGCTTTTTTCGGGCGAAAATGTAGGGAATACCTCCAAAATATGTTTGCCAATTATGCTTTCAAAATCCCTTTTTGATGAATCCTCGTTAAATAATGGATTATTTCTTAAAGAATACAATATTTTGCCATTATTATCCATTATAGTAATGGCATCTATGAATTCTAAGCCTCTATTTCCAAAAAAATTATCTATCATTGTAATTCTCTCCTAGCTAAGAAAATAATTCTTGAGAGATTCAGGGGTACACCTACAGATGTAAATTCAACGTATCTTTGTTAATCTCCTTCTTAAAGCTCATTCTAAGAGGTAATGTACATGCTGGATTCTTTTCTGAGGCGAAATTAGTTGACAGCTTTTTTGCGACAAATTTTATTACAGAGGTGTAAGACAAACTGTCATATTTACTAGAAATATACCAGTTTCTCTTACTTTCGGTATTGGCATTGGTTTTGCAACTATTCGCTGTTAAGAATATTGTGAAAAAAGGGTAGGTGAATATTAATGAAAGTAGCAGTATTAGGTTCTGGAAACGGTGGATGTGCGGTAGCATTTCGATGGGCGAAAGACGGCCACGATGTCTTTTTGTTTGATTTTGAAGATTTTCCCGATAATATAGACGCAATCTCAAAGAATGGCGGAATATATTCGGAAGGTCAACTGAAAGGATTTACAAAAGTAAAATACGCCGGGCATGATATTAGATGTACTGTAGATGAAGCAGATATTATATTTGCAGTTGGTCCTGCTTATAGTACCGAAGCTTTTGCAAAGGTTGTTAAGCCCTACTTAAAGCCAGGTCAAACAATTATAGTGTGTCCAGGTTCTTGTGGCGGGGCGATAGTATTTAAAAACGCATTAGGTTTAAATTTAGAGGATGAGAAATATATCATTGCAGAAACTAGCACCCTTCCATATGCTGTACGAGTAACAGAACCAGGAAAAATAAGAATTTTCCTGGAATTAAAAGGCGGGGTATATTTAGCAGCTTTACCAAGCAAGAATACTGAAGATGTGTATAAATTAGCAAAAGATGTTTTTCCGATGTTAGAGCCAGCAAAAAATGTCTTTCAGACTACCTTGCAAAATGGAAATCCAGTTATTCATCCTGCCGTAGTTTTGTTAAATGCAGGATTGGTTGATAGAACAAATGGAGACTTCTATTTTTACGAGGAAGGGGTAACTAAAGCAGTTGGGAGGCTTATAGAAGGATTAGACAATGAAAGAATAGCTTTAGGGAAAGAACTGGGTTTAGATATTCTAGCAGAGCCTGTAATAGGCATAAAAGAAGGATACATGCAAGAAGCAACTTACGATAGGGGGTATATCGAAGCTGACGGTTTCAAAGGAATTAAGGCTTTGTCAAGTTTAGATAGTAGATTTTTTAATGAAGATGTAGCGTTCGGATTGGTATTTATGAGCGAGTTAGGAAAGCGGGTTGGAGTAAAAACGCCTACGATGGATGCAGTTATAGAAATAGCTTCAGTAATAATGAGAAGAGACTACAGAAAAGCAGGAGAAAGAACACCTAAAACGCTGGGGCTAGACAATTATAGTATCAGCGAAATAATGAGGATATTATAAGTTAAGTAGGGTAGGTATGTGAATGGGTAATAAGGAAACATGTTATAATATTCAAAATTGTCAAATAAAACACACAATTAAAAAGGAAATGGTCGGAACAACAGAGAATATGAATTGGTAATACCAAGCTCGTACCAGTGGCATACCATGATTTTGAAGATGGTATCCGGATATAGGCAAATAGAATTATTTGTGTAGACTTTGAAAGGTTCCTTCATATCATGGAATGTTGGACAAGCGGACTGAACATCTTTTTGCAAGGGGGGGAAATGGCAATTGTTTTTGTAGTGTAGACACTATCATTAAAATAATAAAATCAAATGGAGGTCAAAAAAATGAAACGTTTTTATAAAATAACTATAACTTTACTTCTTGTGTTAGGGATTATGTTAGTTTTTACAGGGTGTAGCGGTAGTCAAGAAGATAGTGGGAAGAAGGAGAATAAGGAAGTAAGCCAGGCTGATGAAAAACAACCTAATGAGGATAAAGAGGTTAAGACACTAGATAGAGTGAAGGAATCTGGCGTATTGCGGGTAGGGTTTGAAGGAACATATCAGCCTTTTAATTTCTTAGATGATAATAATGAATACGCAGGATTTGATGTGGATGTAGCTAATGAGTTAGCAAAGAGATTAGGTGTCAAGGCTGAATTTACTGCTACTAAGTGGGAGAGTCTTATTGGTGGGCTTAAAGCAGACAAATTTGACGCCATCATAGCACAAATGACAATCACAGAGGAAAGAAAGAAAAGTGTTGATTTTACTGATCCATATGTAGTCACAGGTTCGGTTTTACTCACAAGAGAAGATACAAATGATATAACTAAATTAGAAGATTTAAAAGGAAAGAAAGTTGGCGTCGGGGGAGGCACAACTTTTGAAGAGATAGCTAGAAGTGTTGAGGGCTCAGAGGTTGTCCTGTATAAAGCCGTTAGTGACTACATCCAAGATTTAGTTAATGGACGGTTAGATGTGATCATTAATGATCAATTGTTAATGAGCTACAACATAAAAGAAGAAG is part of the Metallumcola ferriviriculae genome and harbors:
- a CDS encoding NAD/NADP octopine/nopaline dehydrogenase family protein, which gives rise to MKVAVLGSGNGGCAVAFRWAKDGHDVFLFDFEDFPDNIDAISKNGGIYSEGQLKGFTKVKYAGHDIRCTVDEADIIFAVGPAYSTEAFAKVVKPYLKPGQTIIVCPGSCGGAIVFKNALGLNLEDEKYIIAETSTLPYAVRVTEPGKIRIFLELKGGVYLAALPSKNTEDVYKLAKDVFPMLEPAKNVFQTTLQNGNPVIHPAVVLLNAGLVDRTNGDFYFYEEGVTKAVGRLIEGLDNERIALGKELGLDILAEPVIGIKEGYMQEATYDRGYIEADGFKGIKALSSLDSRFFNEDVAFGLVFMSELGKRVGVKTPTMDAVIEIASVIMRRDYRKAGERTPKTLGLDNYSISEIMRIL
- a CDS encoding transporter substrate-binding domain-containing protein, producing the protein MKRFYKITITLLLVLGIMLVFTGCSGSQEDSGKKENKEVSQADEKQPNEDKEVKTLDRVKESGVLRVGFEGTYQPFNFLDDNNEYAGFDVDVANELAKRLGVKAEFTATKWESLIGGLKADKFDAIIAQMTITEERKKSVDFTDPYVVTGSVLLTREDTNDITKLEDLKGKKVGVGGGTTFEEIARSVEGSEVVLYKAVSDYIQDLVNGRLDVIINDQLLMSYNIKEEGLPIKIASDIVRKDELGMAIKKGNPEFVQALNENLAAMVKDGTYAEIYKKWLGSEPLIK
- a CDS encoding sigma-54 interaction domain-containing protein, producing the protein MIDNFFGNRGLEFIDAITIMDNNGKILYSLRNNPLFNEDSSKRDFESIIGKHILEVFPTFSPEKSTVINCIKERKAIYTERQSFKDWKGKYMVCNNLVLPIIKKGRVLGAVEISKDVTKIQENFTSNRDNIKKTNKKSGGFTAKFALDDIITCNEDMLDNIERVKKIANNSSSVLVYGETGTGKELYAQSIHNYSNRSKQPFVAQNCAALPEALFEFILFGSVKGGFTGAEDKPGLFELANGGTLFLDEINSMPINLQAKLLRVLQEGTVLRIGDHRDRKVDVRIIAAMNIDPLAAVAKRQLREDLFYRLNVVSIKLIPLKKRKNDIPLYIKYFIDKYNKKMNKHLTGVSTEVKNLFEKYDWPGNVRELQHVIESSINYVDRGIIETKDLPIYFNEVINKESPSKIKHKLPNIRIGNPESLDNIMSNLERKVIIDALETSLGNITNAAKILKITRQRLHYKLKKYGIDADNLRN
- a CDS encoding PaaI family thioesterase, translating into MESQAANYKEKVLQSFNKRGLIHTLGIEIVDFGPGWFHTKMVPHPKILQQHNYVHAGALATMADHTSGFASYSLMAEKEEVLTIEFKINLLRPAKGELIICRAKVLKPGRRIYVSESEVFSVNEGIEKLVAKATVTLAVVEMD